A stretch of the Balneola vulgaris DSM 17893 genome encodes the following:
- a CDS encoding rhomboid family intramembrane serine protease → MNQFSPNTQFSVFPPAVKYLLIWNGIFFLATVSITGGGWTPLGNLLAPFLVLQPLGDGFLPWQLVSYMFLHADFSHIFFNLFALWIFGQALENLWGTKRFLLYYFLTGIGAGIVQILVSDGSTIGASGSVFGILLGFGMMFPDNRIMLLFPPIPIKAKYFVAMYGLFELFNGLTRTDSGVAHFAHLGGLVVGFILIKLWKLKKPQSYA, encoded by the coding sequence TTGAATCAGTTTTCTCCGAACACGCAGTTTTCAGTTTTTCCACCCGCAGTAAAATACCTCCTTATTTGGAACGGTATTTTCTTTTTAGCAACCGTAAGTATTACGGGCGGCGGTTGGACTCCATTAGGGAATTTACTTGCTCCATTTTTAGTGCTTCAGCCTTTAGGTGATGGTTTCTTACCGTGGCAATTAGTTTCGTATATGTTTCTACATGCCGACTTCTCGCACATCTTTTTCAACTTATTTGCATTGTGGATTTTTGGGCAAGCTCTAGAAAACTTATGGGGTACCAAACGATTTCTCCTGTATTACTTTCTAACAGGAATTGGAGCTGGAATTGTTCAAATACTAGTAAGTGATGGTTCAACCATTGGGGCATCAGGATCTGTATTTGGGATACTTTTAGGCTTTGGAATGATGTTCCCAGATAATCGCATCATGTTGCTTTTTCCACCCATTCCAATTAAAGCGAAATACTTTGTAGCTATGTATGGGTTGTTTGAATTATTCAACGGATTAACCAGAACCGATTCAGGAGTTGCACATTTTGCTCACTTAGGAGGATTGGTGGTTGGTTTCATCCTTATTAAATTGTGGAAACTTAAAAAGCCTCAATCTTACGCTTAA
- the tkt gene encoding transketolase gives MSSSLDQLCVNTIRTLSMDAVQKANSGHPGMPMGMADVSYILWTKFLKHNPKNPNWADRDRFILSAGHGSMLIYSLLHLTGYDVSLEDIKNFRQMGSITAGHPESHLTPGVEMTTGPLGQGFATGVGMAMAEHFLAGKFNKPNAHIVDHYTYAIVSDGDLMEGISHEAASLAGHLKLGKMIYLYDANSISIDGSTDLAFTEDPVKRFESYGWHVQEIDGHNHEQIESAIQSAKAETSKPSIVICRTHIGFGSPNKQDSASSHGSPLGEEEIRLTKENLGWVSDEPFFIPEEALAVYRGEVEKGAKSEADWNALFDSYSKQHAELAALFTQWINRELPSNLEELLPVFEADAKGVASRGASGTVLNALKDGVSNLFGGSADLEGSVKTNLKDEGRFVLDGPTGRNVHYGVREHGMAAALNGMALHGGMIPYGGTFFVFTDYCRPSIRLAGLMQTPSIYVMTHDSIGLGEDGPTHQPVEHLASLRAMPNVLVLRPGDANEVSHAWKVAIEHSTGPSIIVLTRQNIPTFERNDANSASLTAKGAYVLADSDKETPDAILMGSGSEVHLAMEAKAKLAEKGLDVRVVSMPCWELFEQQDADYIESVLPTAVTNRVSIEAGSTFGWQRWIGNTGIAIGIDTFGESAPYEELYQHFGITSDRAVEAVLQQAK, from the coding sequence ATGTCTTCCTCTCTCGACCAACTATGTGTTAATACAATCAGAACGTTATCTATGGATGCCGTTCAAAAAGCAAACTCGGGGCACCCTGGTATGCCTATGGGTATGGCTGATGTGTCGTACATCCTGTGGACTAAATTCCTAAAGCATAATCCAAAGAACCCAAATTGGGCAGATCGTGACCGTTTTATTCTATCTGCTGGCCACGGTTCTATGCTTATTTATAGCTTACTCCACTTAACAGGATATGACGTAAGCTTAGAAGACATTAAAAACTTTAGACAGATGGGTAGCATCACTGCTGGTCATCCTGAAAGCCATTTAACTCCAGGCGTTGAAATGACCACAGGACCATTAGGCCAAGGGTTTGCCACAGGTGTAGGAATGGCAATGGCAGAGCATTTCTTAGCAGGAAAATTCAACAAGCCTAATGCTCATATTGTTGACCATTACACTTATGCTATCGTAAGTGATGGTGACTTGATGGAAGGTATTTCACATGAGGCGGCTTCTCTTGCGGGCCATTTGAAGCTCGGTAAGATGATTTACCTATACGATGCGAATTCGATTTCCATTGATGGTTCAACCGACTTAGCCTTTACAGAAGATCCCGTTAAACGATTTGAATCATATGGATGGCACGTTCAAGAAATTGATGGTCATAACCACGAACAAATAGAATCGGCTATTCAATCTGCGAAAGCGGAAACTTCTAAGCCTTCTATCGTGATTTGTAGAACACATATTGGATTTGGTAGTCCTAATAAACAAGATTCAGCATCATCACATGGTTCTCCACTTGGTGAGGAAGAGATTCGTTTAACGAAAGAGAACCTTGGTTGGGTAAGTGACGAACCATTTTTCATACCTGAAGAAGCGTTAGCTGTATATCGTGGTGAAGTTGAAAAAGGGGCAAAGTCAGAGGCAGATTGGAATGCTTTATTTGATTCGTATAGCAAGCAACACGCTGAACTCGCTGCTTTGTTTACTCAATGGATTAACCGTGAGCTTCCATCTAACTTAGAAGAGCTTTTACCAGTATTTGAAGCGGATGCAAAAGGCGTGGCGTCTAGAGGAGCTTCAGGTACGGTACTTAATGCTTTAAAAGATGGAGTTTCCAATTTATTTGGTGGCTCTGCCGATCTTGAAGGCTCTGTTAAAACCAATTTAAAAGATGAAGGTCGTTTTGTGTTGGATGGCCCAACCGGGCGTAATGTACACTATGGGGTACGTGAACATGGTATGGCTGCCGCATTAAATGGCATGGCTTTACATGGTGGAATGATCCCTTACGGTGGAACCTTCTTTGTATTTACTGATTATTGCCGTCCATCTATCCGACTAGCTGGCCTTATGCAAACACCTTCTATCTATGTAATGACGCATGATAGTATTGGTTTAGGTGAAGACGGACCCACTCACCAACCGGTTGAGCATTTAGCAAGTTTAAGAGCGATGCCAAATGTACTTGTACTTCGCCCAGGTGATGCGAACGAAGTATCGCATGCTTGGAAAGTAGCTATCGAGCATAGTACAGGTCCAAGTATCATTGTTCTCACACGTCAAAACATTCCTACTTTTGAAAGAAATGATGCGAATAGTGCATCCCTAACTGCAAAAGGGGCTTATGTACTTGCTGATTCAGACAAAGAAACACCCGATGCAATTTTAATGGGTTCTGGTTCTGAAGTTCATTTAGCGATGGAAGCCAAAGCTAAACTTGCTGAAAAAGGCTTAGATGTTCGAGTGGTAAGTATGCCTTGCTGGGAACTGTTTGAACAGCAAGATGCCGATTATATCGAAAGCGTATTACCTACAGCTGTAACGAACCGTGTTTCTATAGAAGCTGGATCTACTTTTGGATGGCAACGATGGATAGGCAACACGGGAATCGCAATTGGTATTGATACCTTTGGCGAATCTGCTCCTTATGAGGAACTGTATCAGCACTTTGGTATTACAAGTGATCGTGCTGTAGAAGCGGTACTTCAACAAGCAAAATAA
- a CDS encoding PP2C family protein-serine/threonine phosphatase — MSLKNEAQSGYGTKKFYQEYVSGMSRDRISKELTADTDRLKLLYKEAVEDIERQQGQNLPGHVKFLRLFSDLTQRLNPTRRLAFGLGAVSFVAHYIVDIFGLSGIIFFSELLLPFSFASMFLLLLVELLEKSDVQKEIDLARDIQLSLLPNTSINKDNMEVYSFAHTAKEVGGDYLDVIDTDKGTYVVIADVSGKGLSAALYMVRMQALVNMIVRKEEPSPKDLFIQLNDYVKSNSRDKTFVTGCVAYFPNDKDEFTYVRAGHNIPIFYSRERDTTFNLNAEGFALGMTNSALLEKHLEVKKFHFKKGDSVLFYTDGLNEARNFRGEEYGEERIQSLMEIYGSLHAKTIVRKLQSSLEAFIGEEAPLDDITFTCIHKPE, encoded by the coding sequence TTGAGTTTAAAGAACGAAGCACAATCAGGTTACGGAACCAAGAAATTTTATCAGGAATATGTATCGGGCATGAGCCGTGATCGTATTTCCAAAGAGCTTACCGCCGATACCGATCGCCTTAAATTATTATACAAAGAAGCCGTTGAGGATATTGAGCGCCAACAAGGTCAAAACTTACCTGGCCATGTTAAGTTCTTACGCTTATTCTCTGACTTAACTCAACGCTTGAATCCAACTCGCCGATTAGCTTTCGGGTTAGGTGCTGTTAGTTTTGTAGCTCATTACATCGTAGATATATTTGGGCTATCAGGCATTATCTTCTTTTCAGAGCTGCTTCTCCCATTCAGCTTTGCATCCATGTTCTTGTTGCTGTTAGTAGAACTATTGGAAAAATCTGATGTCCAAAAAGAAATTGATTTAGCACGAGATATTCAGCTTAGCCTACTCCCAAATACTTCCATCAATAAAGATAACATGGAAGTGTACTCTTTTGCTCATACCGCTAAAGAAGTTGGTGGCGATTACCTCGATGTTATAGATACCGACAAAGGCACTTATGTGGTAATTGCCGATGTATCCGGAAAAGGACTTTCTGCTGCCTTGTACATGGTGCGGATGCAGGCTTTAGTAAATATGATTGTTCGAAAAGAAGAACCCTCTCCTAAAGATCTATTCATTCAGTTGAATGACTATGTGAAGAGTAACAGTAGAGATAAAACCTTTGTTACTGGATGTGTGGCGTACTTTCCGAATGACAAAGATGAGTTCACATATGTAAGAGCAGGCCATAACATCCCAATATTTTACAGCCGTGAACGTGATACCACTTTTAACCTTAATGCTGAAGGTTTTGCACTTGGTATGACCAATAGTGCATTACTTGAAAAGCATTTGGAAGTGAAGAAATTCCACTTTAAGAAAGGAGACTCGGTACTGTTCTATACCGACGGACTGAATGAAGCTCGTAATTTCAGAGGTGAAGAATACGGTGAAGAGCGTATACAGTCGTTGATGGAGATTTACGGCTCCTTACATGCCAAGACCATTGTGCGCAAGCTACAGAGCTCATTAGAAGCCTTCATAGGTGAAGAAGCCCCACTCGACGATATTACTTTTACATGTATCCACAAGCCTGAATAA
- the polA gene encoding DNA polymerase I translates to MSKKLLFLLDGMALAYRAHFAFVNSRLKNSEGIATGPVLGFANTLLKMLEEEKPTHIAVAWDTHVPTFRHEMDDSYKANRPPQPDELRVGIPLIKEMVEKWGIKNIEKDGYEADDVIGTIAAGANADDVDVLLVTPDKDFMQLVHDHIKMMKPDNKDGGFNIIDREGVMEYFGVYPEQVIDVLAIIGDASDNVPGVPGIGKKGAPKLVQKFGSLDEAIAKADTITAKRQREGLQNYAGQAMHAKRMVTIKTDVPDVLEWEALAWNGEDKKELGLFFKRMEFRTLTKKYLGEEPLEIENKAGDQGDLFGTFVEEAPKEKLDAENNAYSLVNTMEGVNALVAELKGAKVLSFDTETDSPDPVSAKIVGVSFSVQAGSGYYIPVNVEGGLDQQEVMDVIRPLFENKETTLVAHNFKFDYLILQRCGVQLKGKPFDTMIAAYLIDANQKVKMDELAKKLLNYAPVPIEELIGKGKKQISMADLSPEEVYLYAAEDADITLRLYEILHKQLEKDGLVEVADTVEFPLMKVLAEIEYQGVRLDTDMLNGFSKDLETDLKELEGKIYEKAGEEFNINSPQQLGTILFEKLGLPAGKKTKTGRYSTNESVLTKLAVKYEIPSLILEYRQLAKLKSTYVDALPSLINEDTGRIHTDFNQSVAATGRLSSSNPNLQNIPIRTKRGREIRKAFIAEDGYKIMSADYSQVELRVIAHIAKDEAMIEAFKNGEDIHARTAKEIFHLESLEEVTADHRRKAKEVNFGIPYGLSAFGLAQNLGIENNEGKDMIDEYFNRFPNILNYINDTKQFAKDNGYVQTLMGRRRYVPDINSGNWNVRGFAERVAINMPIQGTAADVIKLAMIKIHDWLSSEDLKSRMLLQVHDELIFEIHESELETVPPKIIEMMEQAVEMAVPLKVEAGIGENWLEAH, encoded by the coding sequence ATGTCAAAGAAACTTCTCTTTTTGTTAGATGGTATGGCCTTAGCCTACCGAGCGCACTTCGCATTTGTAAATTCTAGACTTAAAAACTCCGAAGGAATAGCAACAGGGCCTGTTCTAGGCTTCGCTAATACCTTGTTGAAGATGTTAGAAGAAGAGAAGCCAACTCACATTGCAGTGGCTTGGGATACTCATGTTCCAACCTTCAGGCATGAAATGGATGATAGCTATAAAGCGAATCGTCCACCTCAACCCGACGAATTGAGAGTTGGGATACCGTTAATCAAAGAGATGGTAGAAAAGTGGGGTATAAAGAATATCGAAAAAGATGGCTATGAAGCAGATGATGTGATTGGTACAATTGCTGCAGGTGCCAATGCAGATGATGTAGATGTACTTTTGGTAACCCCCGATAAAGATTTTATGCAGTTAGTGCATGATCATATCAAAATGATGAAGCCCGATAACAAAGATGGTGGTTTCAATATCATTGATAGGGAAGGGGTGATGGAATACTTTGGAGTATACCCTGAACAAGTAATTGATGTGTTAGCAATTATAGGAGATGCTTCAGATAATGTGCCAGGTGTTCCGGGTATAGGGAAGAAAGGAGCTCCGAAGTTAGTTCAAAAATTCGGCTCGTTAGATGAGGCCATAGCAAAAGCCGATACCATCACGGCGAAGCGTCAGCGTGAAGGACTTCAGAATTATGCCGGCCAAGCTATGCACGCAAAGAGAATGGTAACCATTAAAACAGATGTACCTGATGTACTTGAATGGGAAGCTTTAGCTTGGAATGGTGAAGACAAAAAAGAGTTAGGTCTGTTCTTTAAGCGAATGGAGTTTAGAACGCTTACAAAAAAATATTTAGGGGAAGAACCGCTCGAAATTGAAAACAAAGCGGGTGACCAAGGTGATCTATTTGGTACGTTTGTAGAAGAAGCCCCTAAAGAAAAGCTTGATGCTGAAAACAACGCATATAGCTTGGTAAACACCATGGAAGGGGTAAATGCTTTAGTAGCTGAGCTGAAAGGAGCTAAAGTTCTCAGTTTTGATACAGAAACAGATTCGCCTGATCCTGTATCTGCAAAAATAGTTGGGGTTTCATTTTCGGTGCAAGCTGGAAGTGGATATTACATACCTGTGAATGTGGAAGGTGGACTCGATCAGCAAGAGGTGATGGATGTAATTCGTCCACTGTTCGAGAATAAAGAAACCACACTCGTAGCTCATAACTTTAAATTCGATTACCTCATTCTACAACGATGTGGTGTTCAATTAAAAGGAAAGCCATTCGATACAATGATCGCTGCCTATTTGATTGATGCGAATCAAAAAGTGAAAATGGATGAGCTGGCTAAGAAATTGTTGAACTATGCTCCTGTGCCCATCGAAGAGCTTATAGGTAAAGGAAAGAAGCAAATTTCGATGGCCGATTTAAGCCCTGAAGAAGTATATCTATATGCCGCCGAAGATGCTGATATCACCCTTCGCTTATATGAGATTTTGCATAAGCAATTAGAGAAAGACGGCTTAGTAGAAGTTGCTGATACCGTTGAATTCCCTTTGATGAAAGTATTAGCTGAGATCGAATACCAAGGGGTTCGCTTGGATACGGATATGTTGAATGGGTTTTCAAAGGACTTAGAAACAGATTTAAAAGAACTAGAAGGAAAAATCTACGAGAAAGCCGGTGAGGAATTTAATATCAATTCTCCACAGCAACTAGGCACCATTCTTTTTGAAAAGCTTGGATTACCAGCAGGGAAGAAAACCAAAACTGGTAGATATTCGACCAATGAATCAGTGCTTACCAAGTTAGCAGTGAAGTATGAGATTCCGAGTTTGATTCTTGAATACCGCCAATTAGCGAAGTTAAAATCTACCTATGTGGATGCCCTTCCATCATTGATTAATGAAGACACAGGTAGAATTCATACCGACTTTAACCAAAGTGTAGCGGCTACGGGTCGACTATCGTCTTCTAATCCCAATCTTCAAAATATCCCCATTCGAACTAAAAGAGGACGTGAAATTCGTAAGGCTTTTATAGCCGAAGATGGATATAAGATCATGTCGGCCGATTACTCTCAAGTTGAACTTCGAGTGATTGCTCATATCGCTAAAGATGAAGCCATGATAGAAGCCTTTAAAAATGGGGAAGACATCCATGCGCGTACTGCGAAAGAGATATTTCACTTAGAATCTTTGGAAGAAGTAACTGCAGATCACCGTCGTAAGGCAAAGGAAGTTAATTTCGGTATTCCTTATGGATTAAGTGCTTTTGGTTTAGCTCAAAACTTAGGTATCGAGAATAATGAAGGGAAAGATATGATTGATGAATACTTCAATCGATTCCCAAATATCTTGAACTACATTAACGACACCAAACAATTCGCTAAAGACAACGGCTATGTTCAAACACTGATGGGGCGTAGAAGGTATGTACCTGATATCAACTCTGGGAATTGGAATGTGCGTGGTTTCGCTGAACGCGTTGCCATAAATATGCCTATTCAAGGAACGGCTGCGGATGTTATAAAGCTGGCAATGATCAAAATTCATGACTGGTTAAGCTCTGAAGATCTAAAGAGTCGCATGCTACTTCAGGTTCATGATGAATTGATCTTTGAAATTCATGAATCGGAATTAGAAACTGTGCCTCCAAAGATTATTGAAATGATGGAGCAAGCTGTGGAGATGGCTGTACCGTTAAAAGTAGAAGCCGGTATTGGCGAAAACTGGCTAGAGGCACACTAA
- a CDS encoding phytoene desaturase family protein, giving the protein MQINKDNDVIIIGSGMGGMSTGALLANSGFKVLILEAAALPGGCSSSYYRRGLTFESGATTLIGFDENQPLWKLEQETGIRIPREEISPSMSVWIEGEQATRYKDRDEWIKEAGRVFGNPTAQKAFWEKAFQVADTVWDVSLKNPSFPPQSISDWGQLFTSNHPKDAYVLPYAFKSMREIMQRFNVDTPRFRRFVDEQLMITAQSKSEDTPFIFGAAGITYTNYSNYYVPGGLIEMINTIRDFIHKKGGALYTRERVTDVSFSNGWYTLETQRGKSSIRNKYQAPIVVSNIPVWNMGEITRGTMSQYFVNESKKYDKAWGAISVGIATTDTYTDSMSLHHQIHLGEEHVPYTNSESIFVSMSQKGDTQRAPNGFRTLNVSCHASPEYWFNLQGEYDVAKQEVEDYIVRTLQSKLPGFAASNIETIHTATPITWQNWVYRKKGRVGGIPQSMARSLLNWTPNQTPFTGLYLVGDTTYPGQGIPGVTLSGINVYWRILKNHK; this is encoded by the coding sequence ATGCAGATAAATAAAGATAATGATGTCATCATCATCGGCTCAGGAATGGGCGGGATGTCGACAGGAGCCCTACTTGCAAACAGCGGATTTAAAGTACTAATACTAGAAGCAGCGGCACTTCCAGGTGGCTGTAGTTCCTCCTATTACAGAAGAGGATTGACCTTTGAATCTGGGGCTACCACGCTAATTGGTTTCGATGAAAACCAACCCCTTTGGAAACTTGAACAAGAGACAGGAATTCGAATTCCACGCGAAGAAATTTCACCAAGTATGTCGGTGTGGATTGAGGGGGAACAAGCCACGCGTTATAAAGATCGCGATGAATGGATAAAAGAAGCAGGACGTGTATTTGGTAACCCCACAGCTCAAAAAGCATTTTGGGAAAAAGCATTTCAAGTGGCAGATACAGTATGGGATGTCTCGCTAAAAAACCCATCCTTCCCACCACAGTCTATATCAGATTGGGGGCAATTGTTTACTTCCAACCACCCCAAAGATGCTTATGTGTTGCCTTATGCATTTAAATCAATGCGGGAAATAATGCAACGCTTTAATGTGGACACCCCTCGATTTAGGCGTTTCGTAGATGAGCAGTTAATGATTACAGCACAGTCAAAAAGTGAAGATACCCCTTTTATTTTTGGGGCAGCTGGAATCACCTACACCAACTATTCCAATTACTATGTGCCGGGTGGACTCATTGAAATGATAAACACCATCCGAGATTTTATTCATAAAAAAGGGGGTGCTCTTTATACTCGAGAACGGGTAACTGATGTGAGTTTCTCCAATGGATGGTATACCCTTGAAACTCAGCGTGGGAAATCTTCTATACGAAATAAGTACCAAGCACCTATCGTTGTTTCTAATATCCCAGTTTGGAATATGGGAGAGATTACCAGAGGTACGATGAGTCAATATTTCGTAAATGAATCCAAGAAATATGATAAAGCATGGGGTGCTATTTCTGTAGGGATAGCTACCACCGATACTTACACAGATTCGATGAGCTTGCATCATCAAATCCATTTAGGCGAAGAACATGTTCCTTATACAAATTCCGAATCTATCTTTGTATCTATGTCACAAAAAGGGGATACCCAGCGGGCCCCAAATGGATTCCGAACTTTAAATGTGTCGTGCCACGCCTCTCCAGAATATTGGTTTAATCTTCAGGGTGAATATGATGTAGCAAAGCAAGAAGTTGAAGATTACATCGTTCGCACATTACAATCTAAGCTTCCGGGTTTTGCCGCTTCAAATATAGAAACAATTCATACAGCAACGCCTATAACTTGGCAGAATTGGGTGTACCGTAAAAAAGGCAGGGTAGGTGGCATACCCCAAAGCATGGCACGGAGCTTGCTAAATTGGACACCCAATCAGACACCATTTACAGGTCTTTACCTCGTAGGTGATACAACCTACCCAGGACAGGGAATTCCTGGCGTAACTTTAAGTGGTATCAACGTATATTGGCGCATCCTAAAAAATCACAAATAA
- a CDS encoding GIY-YIG nuclease family protein: protein MSKGYVYFLTNFQRSTLYIGITSNLTRRIWEHKQGKGSAFTTRYKQTILIYAEEFDSIVDAIDREKQLKNWHKEWKWNLVKQHNPRLEDWYETLRA, encoded by the coding sequence ATGAGCAAAGGATACGTCTATTTTCTAACCAATTTTCAAAGAAGTACGCTATATATAGGTATTACTTCTAATCTCACGAGAAGAATCTGGGAACACAAACAAGGGAAAGGATCAGCATTTACTACTAGGTATAAGCAAACAATTTTGATTTATGCAGAGGAATTTGATTCTATAGTTGATGCTATTGACCGCGAAAAGCAATTAAAGAACTGGCATAAAGAATGGAAATGGAATTTGGTAAAGCAACATAATCCAAGATTGGAAGATTGGTATGAGACTTTAAGGGCTTGA
- the add gene encoding adenosine deaminase → MKNFSELVKELPKIELHLHLDCSLSYKVVSKLIPGISKESYSKKFIAPNNCADLKEYIECASASIDIMQTKEQLKLVTLDLFDQLLADNVIYAEIRFAPLQHLKKGLTAEEVVQAVDEAINEGKKKTGIEARLILCTLRHFSEQQSMQTIHLVDQFRGSNVVGFDLAADEAGYPIDAHRSAFNFASKNNLPCTCHAGEALGAESVKEVVDELHVQRIGHGVRSIENLPLIEHLKKCHIHLEVCPSSNIKTNMYPTLSDHPVDKLYHTGVSMSINTDGRSLSDIDLITEYQNLKALFGWDMEHYRCCNLEAIKAAFIDISLKEKLKKRINEAYQ, encoded by the coding sequence TTGAAGAATTTTTCCGAACTCGTTAAAGAACTTCCTAAAATCGAATTACATCTCCACTTAGACTGCTCTTTAAGTTATAAGGTGGTGAGTAAGTTAATTCCTGGCATATCGAAAGAAAGTTATTCGAAGAAATTCATTGCACCCAACAACTGTGCAGACTTAAAAGAATATATCGAGTGTGCTTCAGCTAGTATCGATATCATGCAAACGAAGGAACAACTAAAGCTAGTAACCTTAGATTTATTTGATCAACTCTTAGCTGATAATGTAATTTATGCAGAGATTCGTTTTGCTCCCCTTCAACATCTTAAGAAAGGCTTAACCGCTGAAGAAGTAGTACAAGCCGTTGATGAAGCTATAAATGAGGGTAAGAAAAAAACGGGGATTGAAGCTCGTTTAATACTGTGTACACTTCGTCATTTTTCTGAACAGCAAAGCATGCAAACCATCCATTTAGTGGATCAATTTCGTGGTTCAAATGTAGTTGGGTTTGACTTGGCTGCTGATGAGGCAGGTTACCCAATAGACGCTCATCGATCGGCATTTAATTTCGCAAGCAAGAATAATTTACCGTGTACATGTCATGCCGGGGAAGCTCTCGGTGCGGAAAGTGTGAAAGAAGTAGTGGATGAATTGCACGTTCAGCGTATAGGTCATGGAGTTCGAAGCATCGAAAACCTGCCCCTGATTGAACACCTTAAAAAGTGCCATATTCACCTGGAAGTGTGCCCAAGTAGTAACATTAAAACCAATATGTACCCTACTTTGTCAGATCACCCAGTAGATAAACTGTATCATACTGGTGTTTCAATGAGTATTAATACCGATGGTCGTTCCCTTTCAGATATTGACCTGATTACAGAGTATCAAAATTTAAAAGCTCTATTTGGTTGGGATATGGAGCATTATCGCTGCTGTAATCTTGAAGCAATAAAAGCTGCTTTTATTGATATTTCGCTAAAAGAGAAGCTGAAGAAGCGTATTAATGAAGCATATCAGTAA
- a CDS encoding rhomboid family intramembrane serine protease, with protein MMNNQSYDSFWNTAKRGFMRMPTAIRWIIGSTTIVFLIQMLGGNFVNNLLFQAFAFDPSFPTVFIQPWRLITYAFLHVGFLHFLFNMLWLYWVGRSVEETIGPRSFTIVYFSAAIFGALLDAIFANIFGLNLVIGASGAVTGVLVAFAMLYPRAPIMLFLLPPIEARYFVVGWVLIDVLFIGKQDSVARLVHIGGALSGYLLLKAYKNGTDLSVIIRYFEYLFGKLKPSRKPRNNNMSIVRDVEVVEEVEQSELDEILEKISKDGYDALTKEEKQKLFELSKKK; from the coding sequence ATGATGAATAATCAGTCATACGACTCTTTTTGGAATACAGCTAAACGTGGGTTTATGCGTATGCCCACGGCCATTCGATGGATTATAGGTTCAACAACTATAGTATTCCTTATTCAGATGCTTGGTGGCAATTTTGTAAACAATCTATTGTTTCAAGCCTTTGCGTTCGATCCGAGCTTCCCAACGGTATTTATTCAGCCTTGGCGCTTAATTACCTATGCTTTTTTACATGTTGGTTTTCTACACTTTCTATTTAATATGCTTTGGTTGTATTGGGTTGGACGATCAGTAGAAGAAACAATCGGCCCAAGATCATTTACCATTGTATATTTTTCAGCTGCCATATTTGGAGCACTTTTAGATGCCATATTCGCTAATATTTTTGGCTTAAACTTAGTAATAGGGGCATCAGGTGCGGTTACAGGAGTGCTAGTAGCTTTTGCAATGCTTTATCCAAGAGCTCCCATCATGCTATTCTTATTGCCACCCATCGAAGCTCGATACTTTGTGGTAGGTTGGGTACTTATTGATGTGTTGTTTATTGGTAAACAAGATAGCGTAGCAAGACTAGTACATATTGGTGGAGCTTTAAGTGGTTATCTATTGTTGAAAGCCTACAAAAACGGTACAGACCTAAGCGTTATCATCCGATATTTTGAGTATCTTTTCGGCAAGCTTAAACCATCACGAAAACCACGAAATAATAACATGAGTATTGTTCGTGATGTGGAAGTTGTGGAAGAGGTAGAGCAATCTGAATTAGATGAAATTCTTGAAAAGATTTCAAAGGATGGCTACGATGCTCTTACCAAAGAGGAAAAACAGAAATTATTCGAATTAAGTAAAAAGAAGTAG